A stretch of the Streptomyces sp. WMMB303 genome encodes the following:
- a CDS encoding amidohydrolase family protein: MAVPPASPESGPGTFSAFPALVDQHCHGVLRSGPEPDAFGGWLTEARPAPRGTPRSGSPPEEAGVPFSCFDTQLGFAVRRWCAPVLGLDPHCPPESYLARRAELGTAEVTGRMLRASGITTFLVDTGLPGRLLTPGELAEAAAAEAHEIVRLERLAERAADAARDTHSFLAEVSDAIRESARTARGFKSVVAYRCGLELAPAPPGTSEIYAAADRWLASRVPGGRLSDPVLERHLLWSAVRTGLPLQLHTGFGDPDLRLDRCDPLLLTDFIRAVAPYGAPLILLHCYPYQRGAGYLAAVFPHVYADFGLALSHTGARAREVLAQLLELTPFGKLLFSTDAFGIPELFLVGAGLFREAMTELTREWVRRGAWSHSDAERVTLMVAGGTARRLYGL, encoded by the coding sequence ATGGCTGTGCCTCCGGCGTCTCCGGAATCCGGGCCCGGGACGTTCTCCGCCTTCCCGGCACTGGTCGACCAGCACTGCCACGGAGTGCTGCGAAGCGGACCCGAACCGGACGCCTTCGGGGGCTGGCTGACGGAGGCCCGCCCCGCACCCCGCGGCACTCCCCGGTCCGGCTCTCCGCCGGAGGAGGCCGGCGTCCCGTTCAGCTGTTTCGACACCCAGCTCGGCTTCGCGGTACGACGCTGGTGCGCTCCCGTGCTCGGCCTGGATCCGCACTGCCCGCCCGAGAGCTACCTCGCGCGGCGTGCCGAACTGGGCACCGCGGAGGTGACCGGCCGCATGCTGCGGGCCAGCGGGATCACCACCTTCCTCGTCGACACCGGGCTGCCCGGCCGGCTGCTGACGCCGGGCGAACTGGCCGAGGCGGCGGCCGCCGAGGCCCATGAGATCGTCCGGCTCGAGCGGCTGGCCGAGCGGGCCGCCGATGCCGCGCGCGACACGCACAGCTTCCTGGCGGAGGTCTCGGACGCGATCCGCGAGTCGGCCCGCACCGCCCGGGGTTTCAAGTCCGTGGTCGCCTACCGCTGCGGGCTGGAGCTGGCGCCCGCTCCGCCCGGCACCTCGGAGATCTACGCGGCAGCCGACCGGTGGCTGGCGTCCCGGGTACCCGGCGGCCGGCTCTCCGACCCCGTCCTGGAGCGGCACCTGCTGTGGTCTGCCGTGCGGACGGGGCTGCCGCTGCAACTGCACACCGGCTTCGGCGACCCGGATCTGCGTCTGGACCGCTGCGATCCGCTGCTGCTGACCGACTTCATCCGCGCGGTGGCCCCCTACGGCGCCCCGCTGATCCTGTTGCACTGCTACCCCTATCAGCGCGGCGCGGGCTATCTGGCGGCCGTCTTCCCGCATGTCTACGCCGACTTCGGGCTCGCACTGAGCCATACCGGGGCCCGTGCCCGCGAGGTCCTGGCCCAGCTGCTGGAACTGACCCCGTTCGGCAAGCTCCTCTTCTCCACCGACGCCTTCGGCATCCCGGAGCTCTTCCTGGTCGGCGCCGGGCTCTTCCGGGAGGCGATGACGGAGCTGACGCGGGAGTGGGTGCGCCGGGGCGCGTGGTCGCATTCCGACGCGGAACGGGTGACCCTCATGGTCGCGGGCGGTACGGCCCGACGGCTCTACGGTCTGTGA
- a CDS encoding lytic polysaccharide monooxygenase auxiliary activity family 9 protein: protein MHKKRKLAALVGAGLSPLLVLGLSVTPASAHGYISDPASRQAQCAAGVVECGSIKYEPQSVEGPKGLQDCAGGHDEWAELRDDDHGWNVADVGSSATFNWTLTAAHRTTTWQYFIDGRQIAEFDQGGEQPPSQLSHDVDFGGFSGRQTVLAVWNVADTANAFYACVDVNIG, encoded by the coding sequence ATGCACAAGAAAAGGAAGCTGGCCGCGCTCGTCGGTGCCGGGCTCTCGCCTCTGCTCGTCCTCGGTCTGTCCGTGACCCCCGCCAGCGCCCACGGCTACATCAGCGACCCCGCCAGCAGGCAGGCGCAGTGTGCCGCCGGAGTCGTCGAGTGCGGCTCCATCAAGTACGAGCCGCAGAGCGTCGAAGGTCCCAAGGGGCTCCAGGACTGCGCCGGCGGCCACGACGAGTGGGCCGAACTGCGCGACGACGACCACGGCTGGAACGTGGCCGACGTCGGCAGCTCCGCGACCTTCAACTGGACGCTGACCGCGGCGCACCGCACGACCACCTGGCAGTACTTCATCGACGGCCGGCAGATCGCCGAGTTCGACCAGGGCGGGGAGCAGCCGCCCTCCCAGCTCTCGCACGACGTCGACTTCGGTGGGTTCTCCGGGAGGCAGACCGTGCTGGCGGTCTGGAACGTCGCCGACACCGCCAACGCGTTCTACGCCTGTGTCGACGTGAACATCGGCTGA
- a CDS encoding PP2C family protein-serine/threonine phosphatase, which translates to MGGPADGLGRVPYAAPPLLLLGGVAADVFSPEPYYGLPLLACTSMVAGLSYSFRTSVLFALAAGLAAAGSAGSAGRAGSALLIDVAAVLFVSVVGLWIKWLVDRQGRNLALALTVAEAAQRAVLPAPPADVGPLAVADRYVAAQQGAAIGGDLYALQETPFGIRAVIGDVRGKGLPAVSAVSVAVGAFREAAEHAPTLHELADRLDRALDREGERRRGSEDDVEGFVTALFVQIPPSGDTVTVLNRGHPPPYLLHDGNAVCLEPTHPELPLSTGLGSATGAPVEETFPLAPNDSLVLVTDGVTEARNAQGDFFDVRWGLCSAGLSRADELADALVKAVTEWTDGRRQDDMALLVLTRGT; encoded by the coding sequence GTGGGCGGGCCCGCGGATGGACTGGGCAGAGTGCCGTACGCGGCACCGCCGCTGCTGCTGCTCGGCGGCGTGGCGGCCGACGTGTTCTCGCCCGAGCCGTACTACGGGCTGCCGCTGCTGGCCTGCACCTCGATGGTGGCCGGCCTGAGCTATTCCTTCCGGACCAGTGTGCTGTTCGCGCTCGCGGCGGGCCTGGCGGCCGCAGGATCGGCGGGATCCGCCGGCCGTGCGGGTTCGGCCCTGCTCATCGACGTGGCGGCGGTGCTGTTCGTCAGTGTGGTGGGGCTCTGGATCAAGTGGCTCGTCGACCGGCAGGGCCGCAATCTGGCCCTCGCGCTGACGGTCGCCGAGGCCGCGCAGCGGGCCGTGCTGCCGGCGCCGCCCGCCGACGTGGGCCCGCTCGCGGTCGCCGACCGCTATGTGGCGGCCCAGCAGGGGGCGGCGATCGGCGGCGACCTCTACGCCCTGCAGGAGACGCCGTTCGGCATTCGCGCCGTGATCGGCGATGTGCGCGGCAAGGGCCTGCCCGCCGTCTCCGCTGTCTCGGTGGCCGTCGGGGCCTTCCGTGAGGCCGCCGAGCACGCCCCGACCCTGCACGAGCTGGCCGACCGGCTCGATCGCGCCCTGGACCGGGAGGGGGAGCGCCGCCGGGGTTCGGAGGACGACGTCGAAGGGTTCGTCACGGCGCTCTTCGTCCAGATCCCGCCCAGCGGCGACACGGTCACCGTGCTCAACCGCGGGCATCCGCCGCCCTATCTGCTGCACGACGGCAACGCCGTCTGCCTGGAGCCCACCCATCCGGAGCTGCCGCTCTCCACCGGGCTCGGCTCCGCGACCGGGGCCCCGGTGGAGGAGACCTTCCCGCTGGCGCCGAACGATTCCCTGGTGCTGGTCACCGACGGGGTCACCGAGGCCCGTAACGCGCAGGGCGATTTCTTCGACGTCCGGTGGGGGCTGTGCTCAGCGGGCCTGAGCCGCGCGGACGAACTGGCAGACGCGCTGGTCAAGGCGGTCACGGAGTGGACGGACGGCCGGCGGCAGGACGACATGGCACTGCTGGTGCTCACCCGCGGCACGTGA
- a CDS encoding AMP-binding protein, translated as MPAPVPHPAHPAARSYASGPSTTPLLGDTIGENLDRTVAAHGERDALVDVSSGRRWSYREFGAEVEALALGLHELGVRKGDRVGIWAPNCPEWTLTQYATAKLGAVLVNINPAYRAHELAYVLARAGIRTLLAARSHKDSDYAAMIAQVRGECPALEDVVLLGEEGWAGLLDDGRARRPEPARNVLDGIAATLSADDPINIQYTSGTTGFPKGATLSHHNILNNGYFVGELCRYTEADRICLPVPFYHCFGMVMGNLAATSHGACMVIPSAAFEPAAALRAVQQERCTALYGVPTMFIAELAEPDFDSFDLTSLRTGIMAGSPCPVEVMRQVIERMGMAEVSICYGMTETSPVSTQTRADDSVERRVSTVGRVGPHLEVKVVDPDTGRCLPRGEPGELCTRGYSVMLGYWEQPQETAKAVDAARWMHTGDLAVMDADGYVSVTGRIKDMVIRGGENIYPREVEEFLHTHPDVLDAQLVGVPDERYGEELMAWIRMRDGAAPLSADDVRAFCSGRLAHYKIPRYVHVVDAFPMTVTGKIRKVEMRERSIELLATARHPGSGDGAGAGAGAGHRAAPQSNTPSN; from the coding sequence GTGCCCGCGCCCGTACCCCACCCCGCGCACCCGGCCGCGCGCAGCTACGCCTCCGGGCCTTCGACGACCCCGCTGCTGGGCGACACCATCGGAGAGAACCTGGACCGGACCGTCGCCGCCCACGGGGAGCGGGACGCGCTGGTGGACGTCAGCAGCGGACGGCGCTGGAGCTACCGCGAGTTCGGCGCCGAGGTGGAGGCCCTCGCGCTGGGGCTGCACGAACTGGGCGTCCGCAAGGGCGACCGGGTGGGCATCTGGGCGCCCAACTGCCCCGAATGGACGCTCACGCAGTACGCGACGGCCAAGCTCGGCGCCGTCCTCGTCAACATCAACCCCGCCTACCGCGCACACGAACTGGCGTACGTGCTCGCGCGGGCGGGGATCCGCACCCTGCTGGCGGCCCGCAGTCACAAGGACTCCGACTATGCGGCGATGATCGCGCAGGTGCGCGGCGAGTGCCCGGCACTGGAGGACGTCGTCCTACTCGGCGAGGAGGGGTGGGCCGGGCTGCTGGACGACGGCCGGGCGCGCCGGCCCGAGCCAGCCCGCAACGTGCTGGACGGCATCGCGGCCACGCTCTCCGCGGACGACCCGATCAACATCCAGTACACCTCCGGCACCACCGGTTTCCCGAAGGGCGCCACCCTCTCCCACCACAACATCCTCAACAACGGCTACTTCGTCGGCGAGCTGTGCCGCTACACCGAAGCCGACCGCATCTGCCTGCCGGTGCCCTTCTACCACTGCTTCGGGATGGTGATGGGCAATCTGGCCGCCACCAGCCACGGCGCGTGCATGGTGATCCCGTCCGCCGCCTTCGAGCCGGCGGCGGCGCTGCGGGCGGTCCAGCAGGAGCGCTGCACCGCGCTGTACGGTGTGCCGACGATGTTCATCGCCGAGCTGGCCGAACCGGACTTCGACTCCTTCGACCTGACCAGCCTGCGCACCGGCATCATGGCCGGCTCACCGTGCCCGGTGGAGGTGATGAGACAGGTCATCGAGCGCATGGGGATGGCCGAGGTGTCGATCTGCTACGGCATGACGGAGACCTCGCCGGTCTCCACCCAGACCCGGGCCGACGACTCGGTCGAGCGCCGGGTGTCGACCGTGGGCCGGGTCGGACCGCACCTGGAGGTCAAGGTCGTCGACCCGGACACCGGCCGGTGCCTGCCGCGCGGCGAGCCGGGCGAACTGTGCACCCGCGGCTACTCGGTGATGCTCGGCTACTGGGAGCAGCCGCAGGAGACCGCGAAGGCCGTCGACGCCGCCCGCTGGATGCACACCGGGGACCTGGCGGTGATGGACGCGGACGGGTATGTCAGCGTCACGGGCCGGATCAAGGACATGGTCATCCGCGGCGGCGAGAACATCTATCCGCGGGAGGTCGAGGAGTTCCTGCACACCCATCCCGACGTCCTCGACGCGCAGCTCGTCGGGGTGCCCGACGAGCGCTACGGTGAGGAACTGATGGCGTGGATAAGAATGCGGGACGGCGCGGCACCGCTCTCGGCGGACGACGTCCGCGCGTTCTGCTCCGGCAGGCTCGCCCACTACAAGATTCCGCGCTACGTCCATGTGGTCGACGCGTTCCCGATGACCGTGACAGGCAAGATCCGCAAGGTCGAGATGCGCGAGCGGTCGATCGAACTGCTGGCCACGGCCCGGCATCCCGGCTCCGGAGACGGAGCCGGAGCCGGAGCCGGAGCCGGACACCGAGCCGCCCCGCAGTCGAACACCCCGTCGAATTGA